CCCTGGCTTGGTTTCCCTCCAGGAAACACATTCCCGTGGGTCTTTTTTCGCTCCCTGCGAGATCAATGCCTACAACTTTTATATGATGCCTGCCCATCCGAGGCCTCTTTCTGAGGAATTTATTCCCGCCATTTATCCGTCATGCGAGCAGAAAACTCCGCCTCCCTATGGGAACCTTCATTCACCGATGATCTTCACTAACACTCGCTTGCGCCGTCCTCCGTCAAATTCCCCATAAAAAATCTGCTCCCAGGGACCGAAATCCGGTTTCCCTCCGGTCACCGCGACCACAACTTCCCTCCCCATGATCTGCCTTTTCAGATGGGCGTCCCCGTTGTCCTCCCCCGTTCGGTTGTGCAGATATTGCGAGACCGGCTCATGGGGGGCCAA
The Deltaproteobacteria bacterium DNA segment above includes these coding regions:
- a CDS encoding secondary thiamine-phosphate synthase enzyme YjbQ, whose amino-acid sequence is MKSYRKELWFNIAGRRAFVNITPQVEACLQESGIKEGMILANAMHITASVFINDDESGLHQDYEKWLEKLAPHEPVSQYLHNRTGEDNGDAHLKRQIMGREVVVAVTGGKPDFGPWEQIFYGEFDGGRRKRVLVKIIGE